The following proteins come from a genomic window of Rutidosis leptorrhynchoides isolate AG116_Rl617_1_P2 chromosome 10, CSIRO_AGI_Rlap_v1, whole genome shotgun sequence:
- the LOC139873114 gene encoding uncharacterized protein At4g28440-like, protein MASNTKSKFHGSSSSTTSDPLKPGLRKPVFITIDDLKSGTTGLTLVVKILSSEIVLQRGRNVRISKCLVGDQAGTILFTARNDQVDILKPGASVIIRNGKIDMFKGSMRLAVDKWDRIEVTDPVTFEVKEDNNLSLVEYELVNVAE, encoded by the exons ATGGCCTCCAACACTAAATCAAAGTTCCatggatcatcatcatcaacaacatctGATCCACTAAAACCCGGTCTACGGAAACCGGTTTTTATTACGATAGATGACCTTAAATCGGGAACCACCGGTCTAACACTTGTAGTTAAGATTCTAAGTTCTGAAATTGTGTTGCAGAGAGGACGTAACGTTCGCATATCTAAGTGTCTTGTTGGTGATCAAGCTGGCACTATTTTATTCACTGCCCGTAACGATCAag TTGATATTCTGAAACCTGGTGCTAGTGTGATTATCCGAAATGGAAAGATCGACATGTTTAAAGGGTCGATGAGGCTTGCGGTTGACAAGTGGGATCGTATTGAGGTAACAGACCCGGTTACATTTGAAGTCAAAGAAGATAACAATCTGTCTCTTGTGGAGTATGAGCTGGTGAATGTTGCAGAGTAG